The proteins below come from a single Papaver somniferum cultivar HN1 chromosome 11, ASM357369v1, whole genome shotgun sequence genomic window:
- the LOC113322812 gene encoding carboxylesterase 1-like: MADPYEFLMCIHNPEEDTLTRNFPIPATPLDQNTKDISLNPDRKTSLRIFRPPTKEPPVTKNKLLPIIIYFHGGGFILFNADSTMNHDFCQSIATHIPALVVSVDYRLAPENRLPAAYDDAVDALNWVKDQGLGKLNNSEVWLKEYGDFSKCFIMGCSSGANVAYHASLRAIEMDLEPAKINGLILHCPFFGSLERTESDSKVINNQDLPLAVRDVMWELALPLGSTRDHVYCNPNIDHDGSSSGNMVGLIERCFVVGFYGDPLIDRQIQLVKMLEEKGVKVETWIEQGGYHGVLCFDPMIRETFLEKLKHFILNDEFIY, from the coding sequence ATGGCAGATCCTTATGAATTCCTAATGTGCATTCACAATCCTGAAGAAGATACCCTAACAAGAAATTTTCCGATTCCTGCTACTCCCTTAGATCAAAACACCAAAGACATTTCTTTAAATCCTGATAGGAAAACCTCACTTCGAATCTTTCGGCCACCAACCAAAGAACCTCCTGTAACAAAGAATAAGCTGCTTCCTATCATAATTTATTTCCATGGTGGAGGTTTCATTCTTTTCAATGCAGATTCAACTATGAACCATGACTTTTGTCAATCGATTGCTACACATATACCCGCGCTGGTCGTTTCTGTAGACTACCGTCTTGCTCCTGAAAACCGACTTCCCGCTGCCTATGATGATGCTGTTGATGCTTTAAACTGGGTCAAAGACCAAGGTTTAGGCAAACTAAATAATAGTGAAGTATGGTTAAAAGAGTATGGTGACTTCTCAAAGTGTTTCATTATGGGGTGCAGCTCAGGTGCTAATGTTGCATATCATGCCAGTTTAAGAGCAATAGAAATGGATCTTGAACCAGCTAAGATTAATGGATTAATATTACACTGCCCTTTTTTTGGTAGTCTTGAGAGAACTGAATCAGATTCAAAAGTGATCAACAATCAGGACTTGCCGCTTGCCGTAAGGGATGTCATGTGGGAACTGGCGTTGCCGCTTGGGTCTACTCGTGATCACGTTTATTGTAATCCGAATATTGATCATGATGGATCATCATCTGGAAATATGGTGGGGTTAATCGAGAGATGTTTTGTGGTAGGATTTTATGGGGATCCACTTATTGATCGACAAATTCAGCTGGTGAAGATGCTGGAGGAAAAAGGTGTGAAGGTTGAAACTTGGATTGAACAAGGAGGGTATCATGGGGTGCTATGCTTTGACCCTATGATACGTGAAACCTTTTTGGAAAAACtaaaacattttattttaaacgacgaatttatatactaa
- the LOC113322295 gene encoding methyltetrahydroprotoberberine 14-monooxygenase-like has protein sequence MELFIKLPFIQPIPFSIILVTTVSIVLLYSVFFWVTDKKKKRKKAPNAAGAWPLIGHLRLLMNDKEPLYRALGSMADKYGPAFNIRLGNQEVLVVSNWEMVKQCFGNQNDKLFSNRQTTLAAKYMLNQTTSSGFAPYGPYWRELRKIMVQQLLSKQSLESWKHLKIKEMDASFSKLNELCNNNGTGTATLIRMDEWFAELTFNVIARNVFGYQSGGRSTALTNGDTESKGERYKKTLEEALHLMSIFAVSDIFPSLEWVDRLRGLIRNMKRFGDELNSIAGCLIEEHRQKRLQSVSKSDKGVGDEQDFVDVLLSVAEKSQLPGDDPDLVIKSMILEIVSGGSETTSSTLTWALCLLLNHPHVLKKAKEELDTHVGKDRHVEESDTPKLVYINAIIKESMRLYPNGAMLDRLALEECEVGGFHVPAGGRLFVNVWKIQRDPSVWENPLEFKPERWFLSNGEKMDVDYKGHNHEFIPFGIGRRMCAGMLWASEVIHLVLPRLIHGFDMKAASANGKVDMAEMAGMVICFKKTPLEVMVNPRE, from the exons ATGGAGTTATTCATAAAGTTACCATTTATCCAACCAATTCCTTTCAGTATTATTCTTGTTACTACAGTTTCGATTGTTCTATTATACAGTGTCTTCTTCTGGGTTACTgataagaaaaagaagaggaagaaagcaCCAAATGCTGCAGGGGCATGGCCGTTAATAGGTCATCTCCGTCTATTGATGAACGACAAGGAACCGTTGTATAGAGCACTAGGGAGCATGGCTGATAAGTACGGACCTGCATTCAACATCCGATTAGGTAACCAAGAAGTTCTTGTTGTGAGTAACTGGGAGATGGTAAAACAGTGTTTTGGTAATCAAAATGATAAGCTATTTTCGAATCGTCAAACTACATTAGCTGCAAAATACATGCTTAATCAAACAACTTCTAGCGGATTCGCACCATATGGACCATATTGGAGAGAGCTACGAAAGATAATGGTGCAGCAATTACTCTCTAAACAATCTTTAGAATCGTGGAAACATCTGAAAATCAAAGAGATGGATGCTTCATTTAGTAAACTTAACGAGTTATGCAACAACAACGGTACTGGAACAGCTACCCTAATTAGGATGGACGAATGGTTTGCTGAGTTGACGTTCAACGTGATCGCAAGAAATGTCTTTGGCTACCAAAGTGGCGGAAGGTCGACAGCGCTTACGAACG GAGATACGGAATCAAAGGGCGAGAGGTACAAGAAAACATTGGAAGAAGCACTTCATCTTATGTCAATTTTTGCAGTTTCAGACATATTTCCAAGTCTAGAGTGGGTAGATCGGTTAAGAGGCCTTATAAGGAATATGAAACGCTTTGGAGATGAGCTAAATTCAATTGCAGGGTGTCTTATTGAAGAGCACCGCCAAAAGAGATTACAATCCGTATCTAAAAGTGATAAAGGAGTTGGTGATGAACAAGACTTCGTTGATGTTCTCTTATCGGTTGCTGAAAAATCGCAACTTCCTGGAGATGACCCTGATTTGGTCATCAAGTCTATGATTCTG GAAATCGTATCAGGTGGGAGTGAGACCACATCGTCAACCTTAACTTGGGCCCTCTGTCTGTTACTGAACCATCCGCATGTGTTAAAGAAGGCAAAAGAGGAATTAGATACGCACGTAGGAAAAGATAGGCATGTAGAAGAGTCAGATACCCCTAAGCTCGTGTACATTAATGCAATTATCAAAGAATCAATGCGATTGTATCCAAACGGGGCAATGCTTGATCGGTTGGCGTTAGAAGAGTGCGAAGTTGGTGGATTTCATGTACCGGCCGGGGGACGCTTATTTGTCAATGTTTGGAAGATTCAGAGAGATCCGAGTGTTTGGGAGAATCCTCTGGAGTTTAAACCAGAGAGGTGGTTTTTGAGTAATGGTGAAAAGATGGATGTGGATTACAAAGGTCACAATCATGAATTCATACCATTTGGGATAGGTCGGAGGATGTGCGCTGGTATGCTTTGGGCATCGGAGGTGATTCATTTGGTGCTGCCCCGTCTTATTCATGGGTTTGATATGAAAGCAGCAAGTGCCAATGGGAAAGTAGATATGGCAGAAATGGCAGGCATGGTGATTTGTTTTAAGAAGACACCTCTTGAAGTTATGGTCAATCCTCGAGAGTag
- the LOC113322152 gene encoding methyltetrahydroprotoberberine 14-monooxygenase-like, producing MKSLMMNKLLFLQRITDSPSTTIISTFIVTIISIVFLYTVLLIRTTKNKQKIAAPKASGAWPFIGHLKLFMKQDTQFYRTLGTMSDKYGSVFTLRLGNQAILVVSNWEMVKECFTTNDKSFSNRPSTLSTKYMLNDTNSVVFSPYGTYWREMRKILVQKLLISNQRSEALKNLKTKEIDNSFVKLNDLCNNDVSGGGTKVRMDEWLADMMFNIIARITFGYQSGGGDAPGASTTSKNVERYKKTLDEMFVVLATRFAVSDIFPSLEFIDRLRGLVKDMKILGDELNSIAGCFIEEHRQKRRESLSSLLSLSNESVGDEQDFIDVLLSIMDQSRLPGDDPDFIIKIMILEAFAGGTDSLSATLTWVLSLLLNHPNVLKRAREEIDRHVENGKQVEVSDIPKLGYIDAIIKETMRLYPVGALSERYTTEECEVGRFNVPAGTRLLVNIWKIHRDPSVWENPSDFQPERFLCSDKVGVDLYGQNYELIPFGAGRRVCPAIVSSLQTMHYALARLIQGYEMKSASLDGKVNMEEMIAMSCHKMSPLEVIISPREPRRS from the exons ATGAAGTCGTTAATGATGAACAAGTTATTATTTCTCCAACGGATTACTGATTCTCCTTCGACCACCATTATCAGTACTTTTATTGTTACAATAATATCCATTGTTTTTCTCTACACTGTCTTGTTGATAAGGACGACTAAGAATAAGCAGAAGATAGCAGCACCAAAAGCATCGGGGGCGTGGCCGTTCATAGGTcatctcaaactattcatgaaaCAAGATACTCAGTTTTACAGAACTCTAGGAACCATGTCTGATAAATACGGGTCGGTGTTCACACTTCGATTAGGAAACCAAGCAATCCTAGTTGTGAGCAACTGGGAGATGGTAAAAGAATGTTTCACAACAAACGACAAGTCATTCTCGAATCGTCCAAGTACGTTAAGCACTAAATACATGCTGAATGACACTAATTCTGTCGTGTTTTCACCTTACGGAACGTATTGGAGAGAAATGCGGAAGATATTGGTGCAAAAACTACTGATCTCTAACCAAAGATCAGAGGCATTGAAAAATCTGAAAACGAAAGAAATCGACAACTCGTTTGTAAAGCTTAATGATTTATGCAACAACGATGTCAGTGGAGGAGGCACAAAAGTTAGGATGGACGAATGGTTGGCTGACATGATGTTCAACATTATTGCTAGGATTACATTTGGTTACCAAAGCGGAGGAGGCGATGCACCTG GCGCTTCTACAACATCCAAGAATGTCGAGAGATACAAGAAAACGTTGGACGAGATGTTTGTTGTTTTAGCGACGAGGTTTGCAGTTTCAGATATATTTCCATCTCTGGAGTTTATAGACCGATTGAGAGGTCTTGTAAAGGATATGAAAATCTTGGGAGACGAATTAAACTCCATTGCTGGATGTTTTATTGAAGAACATCGTCAAAAGAGACGAGAATCATTATCCTCATTGTTATCTTTGTCAAATGAATCCGTTGGTGATGAACAAGATTTCATTGATGTTCTCTTGTCAATAATGGATCAGTCACGGCTTCCCGGAGATGACCCAGATTTTATTATCAAAATTATGATCCTG GAAGCTTTTGCAGGTGGGACGGACAGTTTAAGTGCAACCTTAACTTGGGTCCTCTCTCTACTGCTGAACCACCCAAACGTGTTAAAGAGGGCAAGGGAGGAAATAGATAGGCATGTGGAAAACGGTAAGCAAGTGGAAGTGTCTGATATTCCGAAGCTCGGATACATTGATGCAATAATCAAAGAGACGATGAGATTGTATCCAGTCGGAGCATTAAGCGAACGATACACGACTGAAGAATGCGAGGTTGGTCGGTTTAACGTACCCGCTGGCACACGCTTACTGGTGAATATATGGAAGATCCACAGAGACCCAAGTGTGTGGGAGAATCCATCAGATTTTCAACCAGAGAGGTTTTTGTGCAGCGATAAGGTGGGTGTGGATTTATATGGCCAGAATTATGAGCTGATACCATTTGGGGCCGGTAGGAGGGTATGTCCGGCTATAGTTTCATCACTGCAGACGATGCATTATGCGTTGGCGCGTCTTATTCAAGGATATGAAATGAAATCAGCCAGCCTCGATGGGAAGGTGAATATGGAAGAAATGATAGCCATGTCGTGCCACAAGATGAGCCCTCTTGAAGTTATTATCAGTCCTCGGGAGCCGAGGCGGAGTTAA